Proteins encoded together in one Drosophila albomicans strain 15112-1751.03 chromosome 2R, ASM965048v2, whole genome shotgun sequence window:
- the LOC117575549 gene encoding carcinine transporter, protein MKDKLEELNNDRKPSASASVHQMDIDESELNDPFQALMEKAGNHGRYQTLYNYVFVAGLAFAGAMTYMNIILALNIPDHWCTVPGREQTQFTIEQWRDLTLPKEPDNRGKATHSHCEMYDMNFTQINDWSSWNISQRTNQTTVCQNGWSYDTTWFDSTIPMDENWICAKDLFVTNVFVVGRVTEVVGSFIFGQMGDSLGRSFVYYISVVFCSVGRLASILCTGSYTWFLIMSGLVGLTVNSLFQSPQIIGMEISREEDRSRIAFFQSVGWSVGTTLMPMMFWWLRHWDSFMWLTSLPTAMVLIFSKYVIESPRWLISKRRFREAIVQFNKIAKINGRTFDVTEKELTEIYSKDNHEVTFGIASLFSGWRLARNTIIMGFSWCVVAVSYFTLVLFASRMAGNPFLNFLYQSVVEIPAYIMGRYLGDTLGRRFTNSVSFLIAFVTCIPIVMYATDERFEMLMIYLATFIKFLNALTFFTVNLQCLEIYPTCMRQTGLALGTILANAIGVLAPYLVYLGTTVDICAPYYILGTLFLLGGIGVLFLPETLHKKLPDTIEEATNFGRHDKFFSLPKAPLAQDKKLPSEPELTKLNQPAFAP, encoded by the exons ATGAAAGATAAACTGGAGGAGCTAAACAATGACCGAAAGCCATCGGCGTCAGCGAGTGTTCATCAAATGGATATAGATGAATCCGAACTGAATGATCCGTTCCAAGCACTAATGGAAAAGGCCGGCAATCATGGACGCTATCAGACTTTGTACAATTATGTGTTTGTAGCGGGTTTGGCTTTTGCCGGTGCCATGACCTATATGAACATTATCTTGGCACTCAATATACCCGATCATTGGTGCACAGTGCCAGGAAGAGAACAAACACAATTCACAATCGAACAATGGCGCGATTTAACGCTGCCCAA gGAGCCGGATAATCGTGGCAAGGCGACGCATAGTCACTGTGAAATGTATGATATGAACTTTACACAAATCAACGATTGGTCCAGCTGGAACATTAGCCAGAGAACGAATCAAACCACAG TTTGCCAGAATGGCTGGAGCTACGATACGACTTGGTTCGACAGCACAATACCCATGGACGAGAACTGGATATGCGCCAAGGATTTGTTTGTAACAAATGTGTTCGTTGTGGGTCGTGTGACAGAGGTTGTTGGTTCATTTATATTTGGACAAATGGGCGACTC GCTTGGTCGCAGTTTCGTCTACTACATTAGCGTTGTCTTTTGTTCGGTGGGCCGCCTTGCTTCGATTTTGTGCACCGGGTCGTATACGTGGTTTCTCATCATGTCCGGCCTCGTTGGCCTCACGGTCAACAGTCTCTTTCAATCGCCCCAAATTATTGGCATGGAAATCTCACGGGA GGAGGATCGCAGTCGCATTGCGTTCTTTCAGAGTGTCGGCTGGTCAGTGGGCACCACATTGATGCCAATGATGTTCTGGTGGCTGCGCCATTGGGATTCCTTTATGTGGCTGACATCGCTGCCCACAGCGATGGTTTTAATTTTCTCCAA ATATGTCATCGAATCGCCGCGTTGGTTGATTAGCAAACGTCGCTTCCGTGAAGCCATTGTCCAGTTCAATAAGATTGCCAAAATTAATGGACGTACCTTCGATGTGACCGAGAAAGAACTGACCGAAATCTACAGTAAAGACAATCATGAAGTTACCTTTGGCATTGCCTCGCTATTTAGCGGATGGCGCTTGGCGAGGAACACCATCATCATGGGCTTTAGCTG GTGCGTCGTGGCCGTTTCGTACTTCACATTGGTGCTGTTTGCGTCGCGCATGGCGGGAAATCCGTTTTTGAACTTTTTGTACCAGAGCGTTGTTGAAATTCCCGCCTACATCATGGGCAGATACCTTG GCGACACATTGGGACGTCGCTTTACCAATTCGGTGTCCTTTCTCATTGCCTTTGTCACCTGCATTCCCATCGTTATGTATGCCACGGATGAACGTTTTGAGATGCTGATGATCTATCTGGCCACCTTTATCAAGTTCCTCAATGCGTTAACGTTCTTTACGGTCAATCTGCAGTGCCTCGAAATCTATCCGACTTGCATGCGACAAACCGGTTTGGCTTTGGGCACAATTCTGGCCAATGCAATTGGAGTGCTGGCGCCGTATTTGGTTTATCTGGGCACAACGGTCGATATTTGTGCACCGTACTATATATTGGGCACCCTGTTTCTGCTGGGCGGAATCGGTGTGCTCTTCCTGCCCGAAACGCTGCACAAGAAGCTGCCAGACACCATCGAGGAGGCGACCAACTTTGGCAGGCACGAT aaATTCTTCAGTCTGCCAAAAGCGCCGCTGGCACAGGACAAGAAGCTGCCATCGGAGCCGGAGTTAACCAAGCTGAATCAGCCGGCATTTGCACCATGA